In the genome of Chrysiogenes arsenatis DSM 11915, one region contains:
- a CDS encoding deoxyguanosinetriphosphate triphosphohydrolase yields the protein MIRTQLEHRESLTLHPAAMLASRSAGRLHKELACDFRTDFLRDRDRILHCKSFRRLKHKTQVFLSPSNDHYRTRLTHTLEVAQIARTIARALALNEDLTEAIALGHDLGHTPMGHAGERVLADIYAGGFHHAVQSLRVVDILEREGQGLNLTAEVRDGILRHSKGKGKILTDKSPMTLEGQIVRVSDAVAYLNHDIDDALRAGLLDSAALPKAVVDLLGATHGARIHTMVTDIITATLAANYERITMSSAINQATEELKNFMYENVYPHPFIQTEFDKAYKIIKELYEYYLSHINSLPSISVDGDSPARRVCDHVAGMTDRYLLDQYHAVFLPKPWGVS from the coding sequence ATGATACGAACCCAACTTGAACACCGCGAATCGCTCACCCTGCATCCGGCCGCTATGCTCGCAAGCCGAAGCGCGGGGCGTTTGCATAAAGAACTGGCCTGCGATTTCCGCACCGATTTTTTACGTGATCGAGATCGCATTCTCCATTGTAAATCCTTTCGTCGTTTAAAGCATAAAACGCAAGTATTTCTTTCGCCGTCCAATGACCACTATCGCACTCGTCTGACGCATACGTTGGAAGTGGCGCAGATTGCCCGCACTATCGCCCGTGCGTTAGCACTGAACGAGGATCTCACCGAAGCGATTGCGCTGGGGCACGATTTGGGTCATACCCCGATGGGGCATGCTGGGGAGCGAGTGCTGGCAGATATTTACGCTGGAGGGTTTCATCATGCGGTGCAAAGTCTGCGCGTAGTGGACATTTTAGAACGTGAAGGGCAGGGATTAAACTTGACCGCCGAAGTGCGCGACGGTATTTTGCGGCACTCCAAAGGGAAAGGGAAAATTCTAACGGATAAAAGCCCTATGACGCTGGAGGGGCAAATTGTCCGCGTTTCTGATGCGGTGGCGTATTTGAATCATGACATTGACGATGCCTTGCGCGCCGGACTGCTCGATTCGGCAGCACTTCCCAAAGCGGTAGTGGATCTTCTTGGTGCGACCCATGGGGCACGCATTCATACGATGGTGACCGATATTATTACCGCGACCTTAGCGGCGAATTATGAGCGGATTACGATGAGTTCAGCTATCAATCAGGCCACTGAGGAGCTAAAAAATTTTATGTACGAAAACGTCTATCCTCACCCGTTTATTCAAACTGAGTTTGATAAGGCCTATAAGATTATAAAAGAACTTTACGAATACTACCTTTCGCATATAAACTCCCTCCCATCAATCAGCGTGGATGGCGATTCACCTGCACGAAGGGTCTGTGACCATGTAGCAGGAATGACCGATCGCTATCTTTTAGATCAGTATCACGCTGTTTTCCTACCAAAACCGTGGGGGGTCTCATGA
- the corA gene encoding magnesium/cobalt transporter CorA — MVRSFVKIGDTIQLIEGIESLMASQSQNDQFLWIDLLSPTPEDVRIVKSLFKTFIPSQQESQEIEISSRYWEEDRRIEINSYFLITNENNPHNETVSFILQDKVLFSVRYKELNSFHELHRKLINSPNDFRDGDDVFCKVLDIRIDIDADTIEFLSKDLAKIRRLVFTDYANDDEEILQKIASYEDLNMKMRENLTDKQRILTSILKSKKFKESLKSEVLIMLKDIKSLIEHTDFNFERLDYLQNVFLGLLGIEQNKVIKIFTIVNVIFLPPTLIASIYGMNFDFMPELHWDYGYIFSIVLMVFAAIMPLVVFKRKGWI, encoded by the coding sequence ATGGTGCGCAGCTTTGTTAAAATCGGCGATACAATCCAACTCATAGAAGGTATTGAATCTCTGATGGCAAGTCAGTCGCAAAATGATCAATTCCTCTGGATCGACCTTTTGAGCCCGACACCAGAAGATGTGCGCATTGTCAAATCACTGTTCAAAACCTTTATCCCTTCGCAGCAGGAAAGCCAAGAAATCGAAATCAGCTCACGTTACTGGGAAGAAGATCGACGCATAGAAATCAACAGTTACTTTTTGATTACCAACGAAAACAACCCGCATAACGAAACCGTCTCCTTTATCTTGCAAGATAAAGTACTCTTTTCTGTCCGCTATAAAGAACTAAACAGTTTCCACGAATTACACCGCAAGTTGATTAACTCACCCAACGATTTCCGCGATGGCGACGACGTATTCTGTAAAGTTCTTGATATCCGGATTGATATCGATGCTGATACCATTGAGTTCCTCTCTAAGGATCTTGCAAAAATCAGACGACTGGTATTTACCGATTACGCCAACGACGATGAGGAAATCCTGCAAAAAATTGCATCATACGAAGATCTCAATATGAAAATGCGTGAAAACCTCACCGATAAACAACGCATCCTTACCTCAATACTGAAATCAAAAAAATTCAAAGAGTCGCTGAAAAGCGAAGTGCTCATCATGCTCAAAGACATAAAATCACTGATAGAACATACCGATTTTAATTTTGAACGGCTTGATTACCTACAAAACGTTTTCCTTGGCCTGCTGGGAATTGAACAGAACAAAGTCATCAAAATCTTCACTATCGTGAACGTTATTTTCCTGCCACCGACACTGATTGCCAGCATCTATGGTATGAACTTCGACTTTATGCCGGAGCTTCACTGGGACTACGGCTACATCTTTTCCATCGTACTCATGGTATTCGCCGCCATCATGCCGCTCGTCGTATTTAAGCGCAAAGGGTGGATTTAA
- a CDS encoding M16 family metallopeptidase yields MNRIGLISLLMLLLALPAMVQATTTRELANGITFVTIPDHTIPIISLSLLIPGGVVVQDTDNSVASLAYALLLEGTERFTKQEIYSLEETGGSISASASLRSGNISATVLREDASRAATYILSMFREATLNPVRFPVLQEQVLATIANRQSSPAAYGRYLFERERYRATPRAMSLHGDHVLTAALTLDDVRAYYAAHIQHTAGAVFILSGDIENATETEILALVEALPERSARADALRDFPEQPLATAVPAALNQAQIFVSYRAPLPREVCFFPAKVLSAVLGGGMSSRLFGELREKQGLAYSVHSGFGTETANPSFDIVMGTSQDKFITALEGIATELRRITAEVPDEAEVERARNYIIGNFAMAHESAADMAHFKGIYQLMGLGVAFDDRYSDGIAAVTPEEVHACAQQIFAQPPAILAYGAPEGAVLPPTALLGFPDSVRSTQP; encoded by the coding sequence ATGAATCGAATTGGATTGATTTCACTGCTCATGCTGTTGCTTGCGCTGCCAGCAATGGTGCAGGCGACAACGACCCGCGAATTGGCAAACGGTATTACTTTCGTCACGATCCCTGACCATACTATACCCATTATATCGCTCAGCCTGCTGATTCCTGGTGGCGTTGTGGTACAGGATACGGATAACTCCGTGGCATCACTGGCCTATGCGCTCCTGCTGGAAGGGACGGAACGTTTTACGAAGCAAGAGATCTATTCGCTGGAAGAAACCGGTGGTTCCATCAGTGCGTCCGCGTCTTTGCGCAGTGGAAATATCAGTGCTACTGTTTTGCGTGAAGATGCCAGCAGAGCCGCAACCTATATACTTTCCATGTTTCGCGAAGCCACACTGAATCCAGTACGCTTCCCCGTTTTGCAAGAACAGGTACTTGCGACCATTGCCAATCGCCAAAGCTCACCCGCCGCCTATGGGCGTTATCTGTTCGAACGGGAGCGCTACCGCGCCACGCCGCGTGCCATGAGTCTCCATGGCGATCATGTCCTTACCGCGGCACTGACGCTTGACGATGTTCGCGCCTACTATGCCGCGCACATTCAGCACACGGCAGGGGCAGTATTTATCCTGAGCGGTGATATAGAAAACGCTACCGAGACGGAGATTCTGGCACTGGTCGAAGCGCTGCCGGAGCGTTCTGCTCGCGCCGACGCTTTGCGCGACTTCCCAGAACAGCCACTTGCGACTGCGGTTCCTGCCGCTCTCAATCAGGCGCAGATTTTTGTCAGCTATCGCGCCCCGCTGCCACGCGAAGTGTGCTTCTTTCCGGCAAAGGTGCTCAGCGCCGTGCTCGGTGGTGGCATGAGCAGTCGATTGTTTGGCGAACTGCGCGAAAAGCAGGGGCTCGCCTACTCCGTGCATTCCGGTTTTGGTACTGAAACGGCCAATCCATCATTTGATATTGTCATGGGAACATCGCAAGATAAATTCATCACTGCCCTTGAAGGGATTGCCACGGAACTGCGTCGCATAACGGCAGAAGTTCCAGACGAAGCAGAAGTGGAACGGGCGCGCAATTACATCATTGGCAATTTTGCCATGGCGCACGAAAGCGCAGCCGATATGGCGCACTTCAAGGGGATTTACCAACTGATGGGGCTTGGGGTAGCGTTTGACGACCGCTACAGCGATGGCATTGCCGCCGTGACACCGGAGGAAGTACACGCCTGCGCACAGCAAATTTTTGCGCAGCCGCCAGCGATTCTTGCCTATGGTGCACCTGAAGGGGCAGTGTTACCACCCACCGCACTTTTGGGTTTTCCCGATTCCGTGAGAAGCACGCAACCATGA
- the purM gene encoding phosphoribosylformylglycinamidine cyclo-ligase: MSEAPQKMVTYKDAGVDVDAGNAFVKGISAMVRSTFTKGVVDNFGGFGGLFRLDTSRYRKPCLVSGTDGVGTKLKIAQMMDKHDTVGIDLVAMCVNDVLVLGAEPLFFLDYLACGKLASIKNLDIIAGITEGCRQAGAALIGGETAEMPDFYPDGEYDLAGFVVGVVDEDRVINGSTIIPGDVIVALPSSGVHSNGYSLVRKLILTHHGKTLDWVPEGFDVPIGEVLLTPTRIYVKSVLAVLEKVAVRGMVHVTGGGLTENIPRILPSNVNARVEVASLPTLPVFDLLQKLGNLPFEEMAKTFNLGCGYLFVLPKDEVDTALEILRQRGEAPVVIGSIVAGEGVVEYG, encoded by the coding sequence ATGAGTGAAGCTCCGCAAAAAATGGTAACGTATAAGGATGCCGGTGTCGATGTCGATGCCGGTAATGCTTTTGTCAAAGGGATTTCGGCGATGGTTCGCTCGACTTTCACCAAAGGGGTCGTCGACAACTTTGGCGGCTTTGGGGGACTATTTCGCCTTGACACCAGCCGTTATAGGAAGCCATGTCTCGTGTCGGGAACTGATGGCGTTGGGACAAAATTAAAAATCGCGCAGATGATGGACAAACACGACACCGTCGGGATCGACCTCGTCGCAATGTGTGTCAACGACGTACTGGTGTTGGGTGCCGAACCGCTCTTTTTCCTTGATTATCTGGCATGTGGTAAACTCGCGTCCATCAAAAACCTTGATATCATTGCGGGTATTACCGAAGGGTGTCGCCAGGCAGGCGCCGCTTTGATTGGCGGCGAAACAGCCGAAATGCCCGACTTTTACCCCGATGGTGAATACGACTTGGCCGGCTTTGTGGTTGGCGTCGTTGACGAAGATCGCGTGATCAACGGCAGCACCATCATCCCCGGCGATGTCATCGTCGCGCTGCCTTCCAGCGGCGTCCATTCCAACGGCTATAGTCTCGTACGTAAACTCATTCTGACCCATCACGGTAAAACGCTCGACTGGGTGCCGGAAGGTTTTGATGTGCCGATTGGCGAGGTATTACTGACCCCAACGCGCATTTATGTGAAAAGCGTGCTCGCTGTGCTGGAAAAAGTGGCCGTGCGTGGCATGGTGCATGTGACCGGCGGCGGACTGACCGAAAATATTCCGCGTATCCTCCCATCCAATGTGAACGCGCGTGTCGAAGTGGCGTCACTCCCGACATTGCCAGTATTCGACCTTTTGCAGAAACTCGGTAACCTTCCTTTCGAAGAAATGGCAAAAACATTCAATCTTGGTTGCGGTTATCTCTTTGTTCTGCCAAAAGATGAAGTCGATACAGCGCTCGAAATTCTTCGTCAGCGCGGAGAAGCGCCGGTGGTGATCGGCTCGATCGTCGCTGGCGAGGGAGTCGTTGAGTATGGCTGA
- a CDS encoding response regulator — protein MSAILIADKSPSLRKLFELTFSDEYQLYFAGTEADILPLIKEHKPELFFLDAEFADSHDATEALVGEVKSASGIPVVLLKSDFSEVGDIDEVDRVVQKPFEAQDLIACYDELALQTGGGNDFAGLLDDMDGISVVDREVSDKISNLFQDDDDADTGELSADDFSGLLDEADAALEMPDEAAEEEADLLLDEGADEEISDDLLDSLDDIDGLDDLDIPEMPDTSLLDDDDAAEEVTESVDVANDDEFADIDFGDDDPAVEEEPETEIEAAAEEEPIASTTASSANDDIMDTISSFEELAMQDSGDYGDEPLPELNLSGPATIDQSLLDEYEIETTPAAPQAKPARHDEPEAEVADDEDFALARSASRDADFDFDDEAASGAPAPSRPAAAAQTFQFEPRIEINPQVHMSELELKVPDEFTPKVFFSEPKGPFTELRVVIDNEYLDEMVRNNLEDSLRTLVQEQIQEILPRVAREVVQEEIERLKKIRIDKL, from the coding sequence ATGAGTGCCATTCTGATTGCCGACAAAAGTCCAAGCCTGCGCAAGCTTTTTGAACTCACGTTTAGCGATGAGTATCAGCTGTACTTTGCTGGCACCGAAGCCGATATCCTTCCGCTCATTAAAGAGCATAAACCGGAACTCTTTTTTCTTGATGCTGAGTTTGCCGATTCTCACGACGCTACCGAAGCGTTGGTTGGCGAAGTCAAGTCGGCAAGTGGTATTCCCGTTGTTCTGCTTAAAAGTGATTTTAGCGAAGTGGGCGATATTGATGAAGTTGACCGTGTTGTGCAAAAGCCGTTTGAAGCGCAAGATCTCATTGCCTGCTACGATGAACTTGCCTTGCAGACGGGTGGCGGCAATGACTTTGCTGGCTTACTCGACGATATGGATGGAATTAGCGTTGTCGATCGCGAAGTGTCTGATAAAATCAGCAATTTATTCCAAGATGATGATGACGCGGACACCGGTGAACTCTCTGCCGATGACTTTTCCGGATTACTTGATGAGGCGGATGCAGCGCTCGAAATGCCGGATGAAGCGGCTGAGGAGGAGGCAGACCTACTCCTTGACGAGGGCGCTGACGAGGAAATTTCGGATGATCTGCTCGACTCCCTTGATGATATCGATGGACTTGATGACCTTGATATACCCGAGATGCCAGACACATCACTCCTAGACGATGATGATGCAGCAGAGGAAGTGACCGAAAGCGTCGATGTTGCCAATGACGATGAGTTTGCCGATATCGATTTTGGCGATGACGATCCCGCGGTCGAAGAAGAGCCGGAAACAGAAATAGAAGCAGCAGCAGAAGAAGAGCCTATTGCTAGCACAACGGCGTCATCGGCGAATGATGACATCATGGATACCATCAGCTCGTTTGAAGAACTTGCCATGCAGGATAGTGGCGATTATGGCGACGAGCCGCTGCCTGAGCTGAACCTGAGCGGCCCCGCGACGATTGACCAATCACTGCTTGATGAATATGAAATCGAGACTACTCCCGCCGCACCGCAGGCCAAACCGGCACGACATGACGAACCGGAAGCCGAAGTTGCCGATGATGAAGACTTTGCTCTGGCACGCTCCGCCAGCCGTGATGCCGACTTTGACTTTGACGATGAGGCGGCTTCCGGAGCACCTGCCCCTTCACGGCCAGCCGCTGCCGCCCAAACATTCCAGTTCGAACCACGCATTGAAATCAATCCGCAAGTGCATATGAGCGAACTCGAACTCAAAGTACCGGACGAATTTACCCCGAAGGTGTTTTTTAGTGAACCTAAAGGGCCATTCACCGAATTGCGGGTAGTGATTGATAATGAGTATCTTGACGAAATGGTGCGGAACAATTTAGAAGATTCGCTCCGTACACTTGTACAGGAACAGATACAGGAAATTCTCCCCCGTGTCGCGCGGGAAGTAGTGCAAGAAGAAATTGAACGCCTGAAAAAAATAAGGATAGATAAGCTATGA
- the hldE gene encoding bifunctional D-glycero-beta-D-manno-heptose-7-phosphate kinase/D-glycero-beta-D-manno-heptose 1-phosphate adenylyltransferase HldE, translating to MTYRTFEAALKRFPNIHTLVVGDLMIDEYLWGNAERISPEAPVPVVDVLREDTRLGGAGNVLHNLAALGVPSAVVGVVGNDDNGTVLRNMIAALGVDISGIAVQNGRRTSRKTRVMAAHQQMVRIDRESREPIEASAVDLLLRWVTAHISRFQVVILSDYGKGLLTQELTQGIIQQARLAGVPIFVDPKGNDYSLYRGATTITPNRKEASLASGIAIHSPQTLQQAGEKLLHELDLEVMTITRSEEGMSLFFPGGAVEHIPTMAREVFDVSGAGDTVISVMAVAHACGLPFVDCARLANAAAGVVVGKLGTSVATPEEILENLRWEQNHLGAKIKDLDALVPIVERLKQSGKKIVFTNGCFDILHYGHITYLQDARNQGDLLILGLNSDASIRRLKGESRPIIGQDERAHVLAALECIDYVVIFDEDTPLRLIEAIQPYRLAKGGDYTPDKVVGREVVEAHGGEVVIIPFVEGKSTTGIIERILANRHES from the coding sequence ATGACATACCGCACCTTTGAAGCCGCCCTCAAGCGGTTTCCCAACATACATACGCTCGTTGTGGGCGACCTGATGATTGACGAGTATCTTTGGGGCAATGCCGAGCGGATTTCTCCCGAAGCACCGGTGCCCGTCGTTGATGTCCTGCGTGAAGATACCCGCTTGGGCGGTGCCGGCAATGTTCTGCATAACCTCGCCGCATTGGGAGTTCCCAGTGCGGTAGTTGGCGTTGTCGGGAACGATGATAACGGCACCGTACTGCGCAACATGATTGCCGCGCTCGGCGTCGATATCAGCGGCATTGCCGTACAAAATGGACGACGCACCTCGCGCAAAACGCGCGTGATGGCGGCGCACCAGCAGATGGTACGCATCGACCGGGAAAGTCGGGAGCCAATTGAAGCTTCGGCGGTTGACCTCTTGCTGCGCTGGGTCACCGCGCATATCAGCCGCTTTCAGGTTGTGATTCTTAGTGACTATGGCAAAGGGCTGCTCACTCAGGAATTAACGCAAGGAATTATTCAACAGGCCAGACTCGCAGGCGTGCCAATATTTGTTGACCCCAAGGGGAACGACTATTCGTTGTATCGTGGTGCGACGACCATCACACCAAACCGCAAGGAAGCGTCGTTGGCATCGGGCATCGCGATTCACTCGCCACAAACGCTGCAACAGGCCGGGGAAAAGCTCCTGCACGAACTCGATTTGGAAGTCATGACGATTACCCGCAGCGAAGAGGGGATGAGCTTGTTTTTCCCCGGTGGAGCCGTCGAACACATTCCTACCATGGCACGCGAAGTGTTCGATGTCAGCGGCGCTGGCGATACCGTGATATCCGTCATGGCCGTAGCCCATGCGTGTGGTCTGCCGTTTGTGGATTGCGCTCGCCTGGCTAATGCGGCCGCAGGGGTGGTGGTCGGCAAGCTGGGGACTTCGGTAGCAACGCCGGAAGAAATTCTGGAAAACCTCCGCTGGGAGCAAAATCACCTCGGTGCAAAAATCAAGGATCTCGATGCGCTCGTGCCGATTGTCGAGCGGCTGAAGCAGAGCGGGAAAAAAATTGTTTTCACCAACGGCTGCTTCGATATCCTGCACTATGGTCATATCACCTATTTGCAGGACGCGCGCAATCAGGGCGATCTGTTGATTCTCGGCCTGAACTCCGATGCGTCCATCCGTCGCCTGAAAGGGGAGAGTCGCCCCATTATCGGGCAGGATGAGCGGGCACACGTTTTGGCCGCGTTGGAGTGTATTGACTATGTGGTTATTTTTGATGAAGATACACCGTTGCGCTTGATCGAAGCGATTCAGCCGTACCGCCTAGCGAAGGGTGGCGACTATACGCCGGATAAAGTTGTCGGGCGCGAGGTGGTCGAAGCGCATGGCGGTGAAGTGGTCATCATTCCGTTTGTCGAAGGGAAATCGACAACGGGGATTATCGAGCGGATTCTGGCAAATCGCCACGAGAGCTAA
- a CDS encoding flagellin translates to MSLSIYNNIASMNSQNALRVNQGSLAKSLERLSSGMRINRASDDASGLAISEKMRGQIRGIARAVSNAQDGISLIQTAEGALSETTAILQRMRELAVQASNGTYTSNDREEIQKEVLQLKNEIDRISTSTEFNTKKLLNGDATARWSTSDSDKIEAIVRDRVISGNYRLDVTTKVGANQVLKSDIMTLRAGAFAGDILTAAGVSGANGAVNSSGITAIIDAQGVRSGSIDERTYRINVAAQSSGATMGISGVPVGEVWSSGTDMAGVMGMYQQVGSSFSIRGTASSQTAVLQDNSLVLSSGINVVAGVHGYLEVEFMHDIAVNSSGGTAGAVTGAARIRFIDVKTGETGQWADATMSANGGLHLAANDVSGWQVLTTGGSGAVNSIFDTAIAGQNLLYFGSGSQIKAGDKVLLSLDAGETLNDTMSIGAGAIKIDERFDDGATGAPREIRGAYYVTYTAGGLQSTALTAGDKEITYHLAQLDESNGSLTIGSISLALKSNQAGTMVDNDLNMEIRGVGGIASSYTKLIDIETFTTPDGTNAFDISQRVTLYGNGKTVDIYLEADDTLSDLEIKFQTAITSKVSGLGITLGSTATDAHSVDFIGKGSAIANTHAAVEGTLLIRSLLNGVQGEISLVADQRVIDGLNLQRLQKAQENVYQVSVFDAHTGSPIGSDVVGDGVMENVIQGIDVKFQGSIGVNGEWDPTTAKVRFTSANVPTSMYIHLVDSSMDFQIGANEGQTMNASIGQVDVKSLGLENVVVVSQEAAQSAISSIDKAISLVSAERSKLGAIANRLDHTINSLSVAEENLQSSEARIRDTDVAEEMSKFTSMQMLSQAAQAMLAQANQLPQGLMQLLQQR, encoded by the coding sequence CAGCGAAACGACCGCTATCTTGCAGCGGATGCGTGAACTTGCGGTTCAGGCATCAAACGGAACGTACACTTCTAACGACCGCGAAGAGATTCAAAAAGAAGTTCTTCAGCTCAAAAATGAGATCGACCGTATCTCAACTTCTACCGAATTCAATACAAAGAAGCTCTTGAATGGCGATGCTACGGCACGCTGGTCAACTTCTGATAGCGATAAAATCGAAGCGATTGTCCGCGATCGCGTTATCAGTGGCAACTACCGTCTTGATGTGACAACCAAGGTTGGCGCAAATCAGGTGCTCAAGTCTGACATTATGACGTTGCGTGCTGGAGCTTTCGCTGGCGATATTTTGACCGCAGCGGGTGTCAGTGGTGCCAATGGTGCGGTGAATTCTTCGGGTATTACCGCCATCATCGATGCGCAGGGGGTTCGCTCTGGATCGATTGACGAGCGGACGTATCGCATTAACGTGGCCGCCCAAAGTAGCGGCGCGACGATGGGGATTTCTGGGGTTCCGGTGGGCGAAGTCTGGTCGTCAGGCACTGACATGGCAGGCGTGATGGGGATGTACCAACAGGTTGGGTCGAGCTTCAGTATCCGTGGCACGGCTTCGTCGCAAACGGCGGTATTGCAAGATAACTCTCTGGTGCTGAGCTCAGGGATCAACGTGGTGGCGGGCGTACACGGATATTTAGAAGTCGAATTTATGCATGATATTGCGGTGAATTCATCAGGTGGAACGGCTGGGGCGGTTACCGGAGCGGCACGTATACGCTTTATTGACGTGAAAACAGGCGAAACGGGTCAGTGGGCGGACGCTACGATGAGCGCCAACGGTGGCTTACACCTTGCTGCAAACGATGTTTCCGGCTGGCAAGTGCTTACCACAGGTGGCTCCGGTGCGGTGAACTCTATTTTTGACACGGCCATCGCCGGTCAAAATCTCCTCTATTTTGGAAGCGGCAGCCAAATCAAGGCTGGTGATAAAGTGTTATTGAGCCTTGATGCTGGTGAGACGTTGAATGACACCATGTCGATAGGGGCTGGAGCGATCAAGATTGACGAGCGCTTTGACGATGGGGCGACAGGTGCGCCACGCGAAATTCGCGGTGCCTACTATGTAACGTATACGGCGGGTGGATTGCAGAGCACGGCGCTCACGGCTGGCGACAAAGAGATCACCTATCATCTGGCGCAATTGGACGAAAGTAACGGTTCATTAACCATTGGTTCTATCTCCCTGGCGCTCAAGTCGAATCAGGCGGGAACGATGGTGGATAATGATTTGAATATGGAGATTCGTGGTGTGGGCGGGATCGCTTCAAGCTACACAAAATTGATCGATATCGAGACGTTTACAACGCCTGATGGTACGAATGCTTTTGATATTTCACAGCGTGTAACCCTGTACGGGAATGGGAAGACGGTTGATATCTACCTTGAAGCCGATGACACGCTGAGCGATCTTGAAATCAAATTTCAAACGGCAATTACGTCAAAAGTCTCTGGTCTTGGCATTACGCTTGGAAGTACTGCTACCGATGCGCACAGTGTTGACTTTATCGGAAAAGGGTCGGCGATTGCCAATACCCATGCCGCAGTTGAGGGGACGTTATTGATTCGCTCTTTGCTTAATGGTGTACAAGGGGAAATCAGCTTGGTTGCGGATCAGCGGGTCATTGACGGTTTGAACCTGCAGCGCCTGCAAAAAGCTCAAGAAAATGTGTACCAAGTCAGTGTGTTTGATGCTCATACAGGAAGCCCGATTGGGAGCGATGTGGTTGGCGATGGGGTGATGGAAAACGTTATCCAAGGGATTGACGTGAAATTCCAAGGGAGCATTGGCGTGAATGGTGAGTGGGATCCGACTACGGCAAAAGTTCGGTTCACCTCAGCCAATGTACCAACCTCTATGTACATTCATTTGGTTGATAGTTCGATGGATTTCCAGATCGGCGCGAACGAAGGGCAGACGATGAATGCCAGTATCGGGCAGGTGGATGTGAAATCTTTAGGGTTGGAGAATGTCGTGGTGGTGTCGCAAGAGGCAGCTCAGTCGGCCATTTCCAGTATCGATAAGGCGATCAGCCTTGTTTCGGCAGAGCGTTCCAAGCTTGGTGCGATTGCCAACCGCCTTGACCACACCATCAACAGCTTGAGTGTGGCTGAAGAAAATCTGCAATCGTCAGAAGCTCGTATCCGCGATACTGATGTGGCGGAGGAGATGTCAAAGTTCACCTCTATGCAGATGCTCAGTCAGGCGGCACAAGCGATGCTGGCGCAGGCGAATCAGTTGCCACAGGGGTTGATGCAATTACTTCAGCAGCGGTAA
- the purN gene encoding phosphoribosylglycinamide formyltransferase, with translation MAEKIAVLLSGRGSNFLAIARNIQSGIVTGCAIDVVLSNKSDAPGLIAARDMGIATAVFRQKDYADKGACEQAMVTLLRERGVQWIVLAGYMRILGADFIDAFAGRILNIHPSLLPAFIGLDAQKQALDYGVKVAGCTVHFVTNELDGGPILLQKVVPVLDDDDEASLCARILEQEHIAYSEALELVVHGKVYVDGRRVRRR, from the coding sequence ATGGCTGAAAAAATCGCCGTCCTCCTGTCTGGGCGCGGCTCGAACTTTCTGGCCATCGCGCGCAATATTCAATCAGGCATAGTGACTGGCTGCGCGATCGATGTGGTGCTTTCCAATAAAAGTGACGCCCCTGGGCTGATAGCCGCGCGCGACATGGGCATCGCGACGGCAGTTTTTCGTCAGAAGGATTACGCCGACAAAGGGGCCTGCGAACAGGCGATGGTCACACTGCTGCGCGAGCGTGGCGTGCAGTGGATTGTCCTCGCGGGCTATATGCGGATTCTTGGCGCAGACTTCATTGACGCATTTGCTGGACGAATTCTCAATATCCATCCCTCGCTCCTTCCTGCCTTTATCGGGCTGGATGCGCAGAAACAGGCGCTTGATTATGGCGTAAAAGTGGCCGGATGTACGGTACATTTCGTAACCAATGAACTCGACGGTGGGCCGATTCTGCTGCAAAAAGTGGTGCCGGTGCTCGATGACGATGACGAAGCTTCTCTGTGCGCCCGTATTCTGGAACAGGAACATATCGCCTATTCGGAAGCGTTAGAACTCGTTGTTCACGGAAAAGTCTACGTTGATGGGCGCCGCGTCCGGCGGCGCTGA